Proteins from one Hirundo rustica isolate bHirRus1 chromosome 28, bHirRus1.pri.v3, whole genome shotgun sequence genomic window:
- the LOC120763956 gene encoding shadow of prion protein-like: MRPLDHARCWALLLLLALLSDSAGGRRGAGGLRGGFRAVSRGGGAPGRGSKVAGAIAAGAAAGYGMGLLGRPRPSRLGHGVPAARQPLPAGGFHAGGWPEAGGKRGAPSRAPGRRSAGLGPALLLAWGACLAGHGLQR; the protein is encoded by the coding sequence ATGCGGCCCCTGGACCACGCCCGGTGCtgggcgctgctgctgctgctcgccCTCCTCAGCGACTCTGCCGGCGGCCGCCGAGGGGCCGGGGGGCTCCGCGGGGGTTTCCGCGCCGTGTCCCGAGGCGGGGGAGCTCCGGGCCGAGGCTCCAAGGTGGCCGGAGCCATCGCCGCCGGAGCTGCCGCCGGCTACGGCATGGGGCTGCTGGGTCGCCCGCGGCCGTCCCGCCTGGGTCACGGCGTGCCGGCGGCGCGACAGCCGCTCCCCGCCGGAGGGTTCCACGCCGGGGGCTGGCCCGAGGCGGGGGGCAAGCGGGGAGCCCCCAGCCGAGCCCCCGGGCGGCGGAGCGCCGGGCTGGGGCCGGCCCTGCTCCTGGCGTGGGGCGCTTGCCTGGCCGGGCACGGGCTGCAGCGCTga